The genomic DNA ATCACGTTGGTGGCGTCGGACAGGATGCTCATGATGCGCATATTGTCCAGCGAGACCATCATCTGGAACGCGCGCGAGTAGAGGAAGTCGCCCACCAGCACGGAAGCGGCATTGCCGAACAGCGCGTTGGCCGTGGCGCGGCCACGGCGCAGCGAAGATTCGTCGACCACGTCGTCGTGCAGCAGCGTGGCGGTGTGGATGAACTCCACGACGGCAGCCAGCTCGTGGTGTGCCGTGCCCTTGTAAGAATAGGCGTTCGCCACCAGCAGCACCAGCACGGGACGGATCCGCTTGCCGCCGGCGCTGATGATGTATTCCGCGATCTGGTTGACCAGCGCGACCTCCGAGTGCAGGCGCTGGCGGATCACGCCATTGACGGCGTCCATGTCGGCGGCGATGGTGCTGATGATGTTATTCTGGCTGGCTGGTTGGGTGGACAAGGCGGACCTGCGTTGGACGGATTGAGGTGGTGCGAATTATACGACATGCACGCTTCACGTTGCCGACATACCACGAGCGGATGTCTTTGTGAATACTTTTTGACGCGTTTTTCCCATCCATGTATAATCACTGGTTCCCCGGCCTCCGTTCGGGCGCAGCAACACCGCGCCAGGGTGTCGAGCAAGGGATTTTTAATAACATTTGATGAGGTTTCAAATCATGTACGCGGTCATAAAAACCGGTGGCAAGCAATACAAAGTTGTCGCTGGCGAAAAACTCAAAGTAGAACAGATACCTGCTGACATTGGTTCCGAACTCACCATCGATCAAGTTCTCGCCGTTGGCGCGGGCGACAGCATCAAGTTTGGTGCTCCACTGGTTGAAGGTGCAAAGGTTCTGGTGAAAGTGGTTTCCCAAGGTCGTCACGACAAGGTCAAGATCTTCAAGATGCGCCGTCGTAAGCACTACCAGAAGCACCAGGGCCATCGCCAGAACTACACCGAAATCCAAATCGTTTCGATCAACGGCTAATCGCTGTTATCTGAATTCAGCAATCAAGGAGCATTAAATGGCACACAAAAAAGGTGGCGGTACTACCCGCAACGGCCGCGATTCCGAATCAAAACGCCTGGGCGTTAAGGTTTACGGCGGTCAGACGATCAATGCAGGCGGCATCATCATCCGTCAGCGCGGCACCCCAGTGCGCGCCGGCGAAGGCGTTGGCACCGGCAAGGACCACACCCTGTTCGCTCTGACGAACGGCGTGGTCAAGTTCGTGACCAAAGGCGCTGGCAACCACAAGTTCGTCACCGTCGTTCCAGCTGCACAGTAATCGACTAGATTACGACAGGCCCTGGCTCCGCGGCGTTCGCGCCGCAGGGCGGTGCCTCACAGGCGGACAGCTTGTGGATAGAGGGCTCTGCCACCGGTGGAGCCTTTTTTGTTTTGGCGCTGTCCTCGTTAAGGGCTGATTTCCTTCAGTCCTTACCGAGTGCAGGGCCCACTTTTCAGGCGGTAGATTATGAAGTTCATCGACGAAGCACGTATCGAAGTCATTGCCGGCGACGGCGGCAATGGCTGCGCCTCCTTCCGGCGCGAGAAATTCCGCCCGTTCGGCGGCCCGGACGGCGGCGACGGCGGCAAGGGCGGCTCGATCTGGGCCGTGGCCGACCGTAACGTCAACACGCTGGTCGACTATCGTTTCTCGAAGATGCACCGCGCCAGCAATGGCGAGGCGGGCCGTGGTTCCGACTGCTACGGCAAGGGCGCGGACGACGTCACCCTGCGCGTGCCGGTGGGCACGCTGATCATCGACGAGGTGTCGGGCGAAATCATCGCCGACATGACGGAACACGGCCAGATGGAACTGCTGGCCAAGGGCGGTGAGGGCGGCTGGGGCAACATCCACTTCAAGACGTCGACCAACCGCGCGCCGCGCCAGAAGACCGAAGGCAAGGAAGGCGAACGCCGCGAACTGCGCCTGGAGCTGAAGGTGCTGGCGGACGTGGGCCTGTTGGGCATGCCGAACGCCGGCAAGTCGACGTTCATCACGGCCGTGTCGAACGCGCGCCCGAAGATCGCCGACTACCCGTTCACGACGCTGCACCCGAACCTGGGCGTGGTGCGCGTGTCGCACGAAAAGAGCTTCGTCATCGCCGACATCCCCGGCCTGATCGAGGGCGCGGCCGAAGGCGCCGGCCTGGGGCACCAGTTCCTGCGCCACCTGTCGCGCACGGGCCTGCTGCTGCACATCGTCGACCTGGCGCCGTTCGAAGCGACCGTCGATCCCGTCAAGGAAGCCAAGGCGCTGGTCAAGGAGCTGGAGAAGTACGACCAGGAACTGCTGGACAAGCCGCGCTGGCTGGTGCTGAACAAGGTGGACGTGATCCCGGCCGAGGAACGCGCCAAGCGCGTCAAGGACTTCGTCAAGAAGTTCGGCTGGAAGGGCCCCGTGTTCGAGATCTCCGCGCTGTCGCACGAAGGCACGCAGGAACTGGTCAATGCGATCTACCAGTACCTGGAGCAGAAGCGCCACAGCGAGCAGCGCGCCGAGGAAACCCAGATGACCGAAGAAGCGCGCGGCATCTCGTCGATCGACCCTGACGACCCACGCTTCAAGGTTCTCGATTAAAATCGCAGTACCTGTGACTTGCCGGACCCGCCATACGCAGGTTCCGGCAACGTCCGCGGCAAAGCCGGGCGACACGCCGGGTGAATCCAGATCCCTCATTCAACAAGAGATTGGCCGCACCATGAACTCCCTCATCCAGAAAGCCAACCGGCTGATCGTCAAGGTCGGCTCCTCGCTCGTGACCAACGATGGCCGCGGGCTCGATCATGCCGCCATCGCGCGCTGGGCCGCGCAGATCGCCGCCTTGCGCGCGCTGGGCAAGCAGGTCGTGCTGGTCAGCTCCGGCGCCATTGCCGAAGGCATGCTGCGCCTCGGCTTCGAGCACCGTCCCACCGACATCCACGCGCTGCAGGCCTGCGCCGCCGTCGGCCAGATGGGCCTGGCGCAGATCTACGAAACGAGCTTTCGCGCGCACGGCCTCGGCACCGCGCAAGTGCTGCTGACGCACGCCGACCTGGCCGACCGCGAACGCTACCTGAACGCGCGCTCCACCTTGACCACCTTGCTGAGCCTCGGCGTCGTCCCGATCATCAACGAGAACGACACGGTCGTCACCGACGAGATCAAGTTCGGCGACAACGACACGCTGGGCGCGCTAGTGGCCAACCTGATCGAAGCGGATGCGCTGATCATCCTGACCGACCAGCGCGGGCTGTTCTCGGCCGACCCGCGCAAGGACCCGGCGGCCTACCTGATCGAACGCGCCAGCGCCGGCGACCCGGCGCTGGAAGCGATGGCGGGCGGCGCAGGCTCGAGCCTGGGCCGCGGCGGCATGCTGACCAAGATCCTGGCCGCCAAGCGCGCCGCCAAATCCGGTGCGCACACGGTGATCGCGTTCGGCCGCGAGGAAGGGGTGCTGACGCGCCTGGCCAACGGCGAAGCGATCGGCACCGAGCTGCAGGCGCAGACGGGCCACCTGACGGCACGCAAGCAGTGGATGGCCGATCACCTGCACACGGCCGGCCAGGTCGTCATCGATGCGGGCGCGGTGGCCAAGCTGTCGCGCGAGGGCAAGTCGCTGTTGCCGATCGGGGTGATGGAAGTGCGCGGCGAATTCGGCCGTGGCGCCGTCATCACCTGCGTCAGCGAAGGCGGCGTGGCGATCGCGCGCGGGCTGACCAACTACACCAGCACCGAAGCGCGGCGCATCCTGCGCAAGCCGTCCAGCGAGATCGAAGGCATCCTCGGCTTCGTCGAGGGACCGGAGCTGATCCACCGCGACAATATGGTCCTGCTCTAAACAACCCAAGGGCGAACCCCGGGGTCAGACCCGCCGGGTCTGACCCCGGCTCTGCGCTTCCGGGTGACAAATTGCCTGCGGCGCGCGAGGGAGCGTAGGCTTACACCACCGCCGGCGCCGGCGTCTTCTGCTTGAACTCGCACAGGTCGGCGATCATGCAGTTCCAGCATTGCGGCTTGCGCGCCACGCAGGTGTAGCGGCCGTGCAGGATCAGCCAGTGGTGGGCGTCCTGCAGGAATTCCTTCGGTACGAATTTCAGCAGCTTCTGTTCGACGATGTCGACGTTCTTGCCCGGCGCGATGCCGGTGCGGTTCGAGACGCGGAAGATGTGCGTGTCCACCGCGATCGTCGGGTCGCCGAAGGCCGTGTTCAACACCACGTTGGCGGTCTTGCGGCCCACCCCCGGCAGCGACTCCAGCGCCTCGCGGTCGTGGGGCACCTCGCCGCCATACTGGTCGACCAGGATGCGGCAGGTCGCCATCACGTTCTTCGCCTTGGTGCGATACAGGCCGATGGTCTGGATGTAGGTCGTCAGCTCGTCGATGCCGAGGTCGAGGATCGCCTGCGGCGTGTTCGCCACCGGGTACAGCTTGCGGGTGGCCTTGTTGACGCCGACGTCGGTGGCCTGCGCCGACAGCAGCACGGCGATCAGCAGCTCGAACGGCGTCGTGTATTCCAGCTCGGTGGTGGGATGGGGATTGGCTTCGCGCAGGCGGCGAAAGATTTCGTGGCGTTTGGCGGCGTTCATTGGTCTTTCGGTCGATCGGCGTCCGGGTCATCGGCAGGCGCGGCGGCGGCCTTGGCCGCTTGCGCCTTCAGGCGTGCGCGTTCCATCGCGGCGGCGATGATCGCGCGCTTGCGCTCCTTCTCGGCCAGTTCGGCGGCGTTCTCGGGATTGAGGCGGTCGACGGCCTCCATCTTGGCTTGCGCCTTGGCGGCCAGGCGCGCGTCGTTTTCCTCGCGCTCGCGCTGCAGGCGTGCGTTGCGGAAGTCATGGCGGTCGCGCGCGGCATCCGCATCCTGCTGCGTCCACGCGTTCCAGCCCGTGGTTTCCGTGACCGGGTACATGACGATGCAGTCGACCGGGCAGGGCTTCACGCACAGGTCGCAGCCGGTGCACAGCTCGGGAATGATCGCGTGCATCTGCTTGGCCGCGCCGGCGATGGCGTCCACCGGGCAGGCCTGGATGCACAGGGTGCAGCCGATACACAACGCTTCATCGATGAAAGCCACCGCGCGCGGCCGTTCCAGCCCGTTGACGGGATTGAGCGGGATGACGGGAAAACCGGTCACGGCCGACAGCCGGCGGATGCCCTCGGCGCCCCCGGGCGGACACTGGTTGATCGGCGCCGCGCCCGCCGCGATGGCCTCGGCATACGGCCGGCAGCCGGCATAGCCACACTTGGTACACTGGGTCTGCGGCAGCGCGTCTTCGATGCGGTCGGCTAAGGTGGTCGGTTCGGTCACTGGTTCAGGTAGCAAAAACAAGACAGACCGTCATTATCCCCCATCCGCGCCTGGCGCGAAAACCATGCGACGCCGCCATGCGGCGGTAGGACATTGCCGACCCGCACACGGCTGGGGGTGCCTGGCATTTGGGCAGCCGTTGTGGGAGCATATTGCATGGACGAAGCCAGGCAACAATTGCATGGAAGAGCGTGGTGGCGATACGCCGTCGCCATGGCTGTGCTGTGTGCCGCGCCGTTTGCATGGGGGCAGCCGCAGACGATCCGGGTGGCCGGGGAGGCATGGCCGCCATACCTGACACCCGCGTTGCCGGAAGATGGCCTGACGGGCGCGATGATGCGCGCCGTGCTGGGCCGGCTGGGCTACAACGCCACCGTCGACTATTACCCCTGGCGGCGCGCGGTGGAGATCGGCCTGCACGACCCGCGCTATGCCGGGTTCCTGCCGGTGCTGCGCACGCCGGAGCGGGAAAAGCTGTGCCATTTCTCGACGCCGCTGGCGCGCACCAGCTATGTGCTGGCGTTCCTGAGGGATCGTCCGGTGCGGGCGGGCAGCCTGGCCGACCTGCGCGAGCTGCGGGTCGGTACCGTGTCCGGCTATTCGTACAGCGAGCAGTTCGACGCGATGGCGGGGCAGGGAACGATCGAGGTGGAGGAGGCCGTCAACGACGAGACCAACCTGCGCAAGCTGCTGGCGCGGCGTTTCCCGGTGACGATCATCGACCGCCAGGTCCTGCGCTACCTGCTGGCCACGCAGCGCTTTACCCCGGCCGACCGCGAGCGCATCGCCACCAGCGACGGCTTGTTCCGCGACCGCACGATGCACCTGTGCTTCCGCCGCACGGCCGTCGGCCAGGTGCAGCAGCAGGCGTTCGACAACGCGGTGCGTGAGCTGGACCTTCCCAGGCTGGAGAAGGAGTACTGGCGGCGGATCGGGTACGACGGGTAGAGGGGGAAGAGACCCATGGTGACAGGCACCTGTTGCGGGTCGGAGACCCGCAACAGGTGCCTGTCACCGCAGGGTTATGCGTGCTTGCGGATGAATTCCGTGATCTTCGGGCAGACGATCTCGCGCCAGCGGCGGCCCGAGAAGATGCCGTAGTGGCCGGCCTGCGGCACCACGAAGTCTTCCTGCTTGTCGGCCGGGATGCCGGCGCACAGCTCGTGCGCGGCCTGGGTCTGGCCGGCGCCGGAGATGTCGTCCAGCTCACCCTCGATGGTCAGCAGCGCGACGTTGGTGATGTCCTGCGGGCGCACCAGCTGGCCGCCCACTTCCCATGTTCCCTTCGGCAGGCTGAAGTCCTGGAACACGGTCTTGATGGTGTCGAGGTAGTATTCGGCCGGCATGTCCAGCACGGCGTTGTACTCGTCGTAGAACTTGCGGTGGCTTTCCGCCGGCTCGTCGTCGCCGCGCACCAGGTGCATGTAGAACTCGCGGTGCGACTGCGCATGGCGGCCCGGGTTCATCGCGATGAAGCCGGCATGCTGCAGGAAACCTGGGTAGACCTTGCGGCCGAAGCCCGGATAGTTCGGCGGCACCGGATAGATCACCGTGTTCTCGAACCACGAGAACGGCTTTTCGGTGGCCAGGTTGTTGACAGCCGTCGGCGACTTGCGCGGGTCGATCGGACCGCCCATCATCGTCATCGTCTTCGGCAGTTTGGCGTCCTTGTTGGTCGCCATCAGCGAGATCGCGGCCAGCACCGGCACGGTCGGCTGGCACACGGAGATCACGTGCACGTCCGGGCCCAGGTGGCGGATGAAGTCCTGCACGTAGTAGATGTAGTCATCCAGGTGGAACGGACCTTCGGACAGCGGCACCATGCGTGCATCGGTCCAGTCGGTGATGTAGACGTCGTGTTCCGGCAACAGGCCGCGCACGGTATCGCGCAGCAGCGTGGAATGGTGGCCGGACAACGGCGCCACCAGCAGCACGACCGGCTGGGCCAGTTCGACGGCTTCCGCCGTGGAGACGTCCTTGCGGAAGTGGATCAGGCGGCAGAACGGCTTGGTGACGGTGGCATGTTCGAGGATGCCGACGGGCTTGCCGTTGACGGTCGTCGTGTCGATGCCGAATGCGGGTTTTTCGTAATCCTTGCCCAGGCGATACAGCAACTCGTAGCCGGCCGCGATCCGTTGCGAAAACGGCGTGTGCGCGAACGGCGAGACGGGGTTGCTGAAGAGTTTGGACGACGCTTCCGCCCACTGCATCAGTGGGTTCAGGAAGGTGCGTTGCATTTCGTGAAGTTGGTAAAGCATAGGGAATCCTGGGTCGTGAGGCGCCGCAAAAAGGGCTGCGGGCGGGAAATCATGAGCCCATTATAGGCCGTTTTTTCTTGACGTAAAGCATTTTGCGATGCAAAAACATCGGCTTGAAACCCGCATGGTTACGTCGTTTTAAAACGATAAACGTGTCCCGGAAACAAAAAAAGCAGCGTTTCCGCTGCTTTTGTGTAGGACAGGTCCGAGCAAAAAGTCGGATCAGTCGAACACCGGCGACTCGACGCCCAGAACCTTGTGCAGCTTCGGCGAAGTCGTGGTGTACTGCATGTGGATCTTCTTGTCCGGGAAGATGTACGGCGCGGCGCCGAAGGCGGCCAGCGCGGCTTCATGGAAGCCCGACAGGATCAGCTTCTTCTTGCCCGGGTAGGTGTTGATGTCGCCCACGGCAAAGATGCCCGGCACGTTCGTCTCGAACTTCTCGGTGCTGACGACCTTGAGCTGCTTGCGCTCGATGTCCAGGCCCCACTCGGCGATCGGGCCCAGCTTCGGCGACAGGCCGTAGAACACCAGCAGCATGTCCAGCGGCACGCGGCGGGTCACGCCGTCGGCGCCCGTCACGCGCAGTTCGGACAGCTTGCCGTCCTTTTCCTCGATACCGGAGACCTGGCCGATGATCAGCTGCATCTCGTACTCTTCGCACAGCTGCTTCATCTTCGCCACGGAAGCAGGCGCGGCGCGGAAGTCCTCGCGGCGGTGCAGCAGCACGACCGACTCGGCCTTGCCGACGAAGTTCAGCGCCCAGTCCAGCGCGGAGTCGCCGCCGCCGCAGATGACCAGGTTCTTGCCTTCGAACTGCGCCGGGTCCTTGACGCGGTAGAACAGCTGCGAGCCTTCATAGGCGTCGATGCCGTCGACCTTCATCGTGCGCGGCTGGAACGAACCGACGCCGGCGGCGATGAAGATGGTCTTCGTGATGAACTTGGTGCCCAGGCTGGTTTCGACGTCGAAACGGCCATCCTCGCGCTTGTGCACGACGGTCACTTCCTGGCCCAGGTGGAAGGTGGGGCCGAACGGTTCGATCTGCTTGAGCAGGCCGTCGGTCAGTTCCTGGCCCGTGCAGGACGGGATCGCGGGAATATCGTAGATCGGCTTGTCCGGATACAGTTCCACGCACTGGCCGCCGACGGCAGCCAGGGAGTCGATGACGTGGGCCTTGATTTCCAGCAGGCCCAGTTCGAAGACCTGGAACAGGCCGACCGGACCGGCGCCGATGATGACGGCATCGGTTTCGTAATTGCCACCGGGAGGGGTGCTGACGATATTCATAGCGATTTTCTATCCTGTGATTGCAAAGGGAACGTCGTTCTCTGCCTGCCGGCCACGACATGCAAGACGGCGTACCGGGGCCGTGCGGTAGCGCGAACCGCGTGCGCTAGCCGCCACGGCAGGTGGATCAGCGCACCAGCAGGTGCGTTTTTTCCTTGACGTCCTTGAACTGCTCGGCTTCCGGCAGGGCTGGCTTGGTCTTCGTGATCGAAGGCCAGTTGCGGGACAGGTCCGCATTGATCTTGATGAATTGCTGCTGGTCCGACGGCACGTCTTCTTCGGCGAAGATGGCGTTGACCGGGCATTCGGCCACGCAGACGGCGCAGTCGATGCACTCGTCCGGGTCGATTGCCAGGAAATTCGGGCCTTCACGGAAACAATCTA from Pseudoduganella armeniaca includes the following:
- the rplU gene encoding 50S ribosomal protein L21, which codes for MYAVIKTGGKQYKVVAGEKLKVEQIPADIGSELTIDQVLAVGAGDSIKFGAPLVEGAKVLVKVVSQGRHDKVKIFKMRRRKHYQKHQGHRQNYTEIQIVSING
- the rpmA gene encoding 50S ribosomal protein L27, which translates into the protein MAHKKGGGTTRNGRDSESKRLGVKVYGGQTINAGGIIIRQRGTPVRAGEGVGTGKDHTLFALTNGVVKFVTKGAGNHKFVTVVPAAQ
- the obgE gene encoding GTPase ObgE; its protein translation is MKFIDEARIEVIAGDGGNGCASFRREKFRPFGGPDGGDGGKGGSIWAVADRNVNTLVDYRFSKMHRASNGEAGRGSDCYGKGADDVTLRVPVGTLIIDEVSGEIIADMTEHGQMELLAKGGEGGWGNIHFKTSTNRAPRQKTEGKEGERRELRLELKVLADVGLLGMPNAGKSTFITAVSNARPKIADYPFTTLHPNLGVVRVSHEKSFVIADIPGLIEGAAEGAGLGHQFLRHLSRTGLLLHIVDLAPFEATVDPVKEAKALVKELEKYDQELLDKPRWLVLNKVDVIPAEERAKRVKDFVKKFGWKGPVFEISALSHEGTQELVNAIYQYLEQKRHSEQRAEETQMTEEARGISSIDPDDPRFKVLD
- the proB gene encoding glutamate 5-kinase produces the protein MNSLIQKANRLIVKVGSSLVTNDGRGLDHAAIARWAAQIAALRALGKQVVLVSSGAIAEGMLRLGFEHRPTDIHALQACAAVGQMGLAQIYETSFRAHGLGTAQVLLTHADLADRERYLNARSTLTTLLSLGVVPIINENDTVVTDEIKFGDNDTLGALVANLIEADALIILTDQRGLFSADPRKDPAAYLIERASAGDPALEAMAGGAGSSLGRGGMLTKILAAKRAAKSGAHTVIAFGREEGVLTRLANGEAIGTELQAQTGHLTARKQWMADHLHTAGQVVIDAGAVAKLSREGKSLLPIGVMEVRGEFGRGAVITCVSEGGVAIARGLTNYTSTEARRILRKPSSEIEGILGFVEGPELIHRDNMVLL
- the nth gene encoding endonuclease III, which translates into the protein MNAAKRHEIFRRLREANPHPTTELEYTTPFELLIAVLLSAQATDVGVNKATRKLYPVANTPQAILDLGIDELTTYIQTIGLYRTKAKNVMATCRILVDQYGGEVPHDREALESLPGVGRKTANVVLNTAFGDPTIAVDTHIFRVSNRTGIAPGKNVDIVEQKLLKFVPKEFLQDAHHWLILHGRYTCVARKPQCWNCMIADLCEFKQKTPAPAVV
- the rsxB gene encoding electron transport complex subunit RsxB, which codes for MTEPTTLADRIEDALPQTQCTKCGYAGCRPYAEAIAAGAAPINQCPPGGAEGIRRLSAVTGFPVIPLNPVNGLERPRAVAFIDEALCIGCTLCIQACPVDAIAGAAKQMHAIIPELCTGCDLCVKPCPVDCIVMYPVTETTGWNAWTQQDADAARDRHDFRNARLQREREENDARLAAKAQAKMEAVDRLNPENAAELAEKERKRAIIAAAMERARLKAQAAKAAAAPADDPDADRPKDQ
- a CDS encoding substrate-binding periplasmic protein, with amino-acid sequence MAVLCAAPFAWGQPQTIRVAGEAWPPYLTPALPEDGLTGAMMRAVLGRLGYNATVDYYPWRRAVEIGLHDPRYAGFLPVLRTPEREKLCHFSTPLARTSYVLAFLRDRPVRAGSLADLRELRVGTVSGYSYSEQFDAMAGQGTIEVEEAVNDETNLRKLLARRFPVTIIDRQVLRYLLATQRFTPADRERIATSDGLFRDRTMHLCFRRTAVGQVQQQAFDNAVRELDLPRLEKEYWRRIGYDG
- a CDS encoding polyhydroxyalkanoate depolymerase — protein: MLYQLHEMQRTFLNPLMQWAEASSKLFSNPVSPFAHTPFSQRIAAGYELLYRLGKDYEKPAFGIDTTTVNGKPVGILEHATVTKPFCRLIHFRKDVSTAEAVELAQPVVLLVAPLSGHHSTLLRDTVRGLLPEHDVYITDWTDARMVPLSEGPFHLDDYIYYVQDFIRHLGPDVHVISVCQPTVPVLAAISLMATNKDAKLPKTMTMMGGPIDPRKSPTAVNNLATEKPFSWFENTVIYPVPPNYPGFGRKVYPGFLQHAGFIAMNPGRHAQSHREFYMHLVRGDDEPAESHRKFYDEYNAVLDMPAEYYLDTIKTVFQDFSLPKGTWEVGGQLVRPQDITNVALLTIEGELDDISGAGQTQAAHELCAGIPADKQEDFVVPQAGHYGIFSGRRWREIVCPKITEFIRKHA
- a CDS encoding NAD(P)/FAD-dependent oxidoreductase, which translates into the protein MNIVSTPPGGNYETDAVIIGAGPVGLFQVFELGLLEIKAHVIDSLAAVGGQCVELYPDKPIYDIPAIPSCTGQELTDGLLKQIEPFGPTFHLGQEVTVVHKREDGRFDVETSLGTKFITKTIFIAAGVGSFQPRTMKVDGIDAYEGSQLFYRVKDPAQFEGKNLVICGGGDSALDWALNFVGKAESVVLLHRREDFRAAPASVAKMKQLCEEYEMQLIIGQVSGIEEKDGKLSELRVTGADGVTRRVPLDMLLVFYGLSPKLGPIAEWGLDIERKQLKVVSTEKFETNVPGIFAVGDINTYPGKKKLILSGFHEAALAAFGAAPYIFPDKKIHMQYTTTSPKLHKVLGVESPVFD
- the fdxA gene encoding ferredoxin FdxA, with the translated sequence MTHVVTESCISCRYTDCVDVCPVDCFREGPNFLAIDPDECIDCAVCVAECPVNAIFAEEDVPSDQQQFIKINADLSRNWPSITKTKPALPEAEQFKDVKEKTHLLVR